A stretch of DNA from Vanrija pseudolonga chromosome 6, complete sequence:
ctcgtggCCGACAACTCGGTGTACCCCTGCCTGCACCAGCTGTCGTACGCGTGGCCCTGCCTGTCGTTTGACGTGCTCAAGGACACGGGCGGCACCGACCGCTCGAGCTTCCCCGAGACGGTGTGGGTCGTGACCGGCAcgcaggcgggcgaggtgccgGGCCAGGGACgggccaaggacgaggtggtggtcaTGCGCATGAGCGGGCTCAGCCGGACGcagtacgacgacgacagcgaggacgaggaggacaacgacgaggtggacgaggacgccaagctcgacttTTTGACCATCCcccacgtcggcgccgtcaaccgtatccgcgctgcgccggtcgctgccggcgccgccctcccgGACCCGTACCACGTCGCGACGTTCAGCGAGACGGGCAAGGTGCACATCTGGGACGTCAAGCCGCTCATCGACACGCTGAGCGGGCCGTCCAAGCCGCGCCAGAAGACGCCAGTGCACACGATCAACGCGCACGGCAGGAACGAGGGCTACGCCGTCGAGTGGGGCCAGTCGGGTCTGCTGACCGGTGACATTGCGTCCAAGATCTACCTCacgacgctgacgcccacGGGCTTCACCACCGCCGAGAAGCCCTACACTTCGCACACGAGCTCGATCGAGGACCTCCAGTGGAGCCCGGCAGAGCCGACCGTGTtcgcgtccgcgtccgccgacAGGACAGTCCGCGTCTGGGACGTCAGGAGCAAGGGCCGCAAGTCGGCCGTCAACGTCACGGCCCACGACCAGGACGTCAATGTCATTTCGTGGAACAAGAACGTCGACTACCTGCTTGTTtctggtggcgacgagggcggtgTCAAGGTCTGGGACCTGCGCATGTTTGGCAAGGCGTAAGTACCGCGAGCGGAGCGAACGTGGGTGTGGAGGCATCGGCGACGacatcggcgtcgccgatGTTCTTCATCACCCCTCTGCCCAACCCCCAACCTGCCACCCCCCGCTGACATTCCGCAGAAAGCCCACCCCCGTCGCCCACTTCACATGGCATACCGCGCCGATCACGTCGGTCGAGTGGCACCCCACCGACCCTTCCGTgttcgccgcgtcgggctcCGACGACCAGGTCACACTATGGGACCTGTCGGTCGagcaggacgacgacgaggcgtcgcGCAACCAGGCGACCGGGCCAGACGGCAAGCCGCTCGACGTGCCCCCTCAGCTTCTGTTTGTCCACCAGGGCCAGAAGGACGTCAAGGAGATCCACTGGCACCCCCAGGTGCCCGGCATGGTGCTCTCGACCGCGTCCGACGGCTTCAACGTGTTCAAGACCATCTCGTGCTAGTGTGGCAGGTGCATGTGGCAGTAGCAAGCACGTGGAGGAGTGAGCGAGACGCGAGACGTACGCCGGTGGGAAACCTGAGGTCCCACGCCCCTGGTTCCAGCGGATAAACAAAACAACAGCACGAGACCAACCCGACGCGAGATCGGTGGGTAGGCACGTTGTTGGAATCTCACGGATAGATAGACCTTGTCGGGTGTCGAGTGTCGTCGAGCCCGGCCATGCATATAAACATTTTGTATATGGTGCCGGTGTGGGGGCGCACGGTTGGATCTGGGTGGGTGCGGACCGCGGACCGTGATCGGGCGTTGTGGCGCTACAGGGCTGGCtgcggggaggggggggtGTAGTCGACTTTTGCGTCATTGGAGGACTGTCTGTCGGCGCTAATGGTGTGTAGCTGAGAGCAGTTACGCGAGCCGAGATGTCATCAGCGACGGCTCCAGGGCTCcaccgcgacgtcggcagcagAGAGATGCAACGTTTGCTTCTTCAGAGAAGCTGGCGACAGAAGCAAAAGTGAGTAGAGGGTCGTCAAGCTCATACAAGCATGTCACGCACCATGCTCTTGGCGGCGATCATCCTCCTGTGCATGCCAGTCTCTAGCTAGCGTCTGCTGCGGCGACTGGCTGCCAAGAGCCTCGGTTCCAGGGTGAAGATGCCGTCAGGCGTCCGGGTGTCCGCCGGAATCGCGCgtaccgaggccgaggcggcgacggcgcagcaggcaggctAGTCAGGCCAGGggaagcaagcaagcagggGTAGGTGGGCCCAGTCAGTacgtgccgtgccgtgtAAAcaagcagccagccaggcctTTTCAAACTCGTGATCACTCGACCACCTCACGGCAGTTTGCTAGtttcggcgtcgtcgtcgtcgtctcgtcgtcgtctcgtcgtcgtccacccccccccctcccctgtGTCGTACACCTCGACTTTTGACTGTTGTTCTCTCCTCTCTCACTGTTATCGCTCTAATCAGAGAGAGTGGGAAGGTACCAGAGTTGACAACAACCTCGGCCTGACGATATCACGGCTCCATATCACACAAAGTTACCGGCCAGCCCCCACCACACCGCAGACACTACAACACctgcccacccacacaccccagccatgtccgacagcgacggcacgtcgccgacgcggacgacggcaaagggcaagaagggcgagcgcgttggcgccgccctccccaACGAGCACAAGCCGTTCACGCTCTTCCCGCCATGGCTCAAGCAGGGCCTCAAGGACAAGCGGAAATGGAAGACGTTTATCCGCATCATGCTCTGCCTGATCGCCAACCTGATCATGATGGTGGTCCACAAGA
This window harbors:
- the rrb1 gene encoding Ribosome assembly protein rrb1, whose translation is MASKKRSADSAELSNNKAQAVGQETARPETKDEGMGEFEDAWEDEIEDEVIDEDMIPEGDEDEDVDEFTPAMEDEEAPAPKKQTYLPGTKFAADEQLVADNSVYPCLHQLSYAWPCLSFDVLKDTGGTDRSSFPETVWVVTGTQAGEVPGQGRAKDEVVVMRMSGLSRTQYDDDSEDEEDNDEVDEDAKLDFLTIPHVGAVNRIRAAPVAAGAALPDPYHVATFSETGKVHIWDVKPLIDTLSGPSKPRQKTPVHTINAHGRNEGYAVEWGQSGLLTGDIASKIYLTTLTPTGFTTAEKPYTSHTSSIEDLQWSPAEPTVFASASADRTVRVWDVRSKGRKSAVNVTAHDQDVNVISWNKNVDYLLVSGGDEGGVKVWDLRMFGKAKPTPVAHFTWHTAPITSVEWHPTDPSVFAASGSDDQVTLWDLSVEQDDDEASRNQATGPDGKPLDVPPQLLFVHQGQKDVKEIHWHPQVPGMVLSTASDGFNVFKTISC